The Brassica oleracea var. oleracea cultivar TO1000 chromosome C6, BOL, whole genome shotgun sequence genomic interval TGTTTATCTGAATTTCGAACTTCAGTGCGAATGCCAAGCATATTATGGACATTCAAACTTTCTCTTCTTCGCACCGGGGAACTTCTGCTTGACTCTCGGTACATAAAAGAAACAGAGAAAGCGTGAACCCGTGACCTGCAACACAAGTACAAGCATCCACCTCCACAAGTCAAGTATCCACCTCCACCTCCTGCAACCCGTGACCTGCAACACAAAACAGAGCCGAATCAATAAAGTTAAACAAAAAGTCTAGACAACACTCAAGAAATCACATATCCCTCTAGACAATAGTCTACACAACACATTGTAAACCACAAAAAATAACCGACTGACCAACTCAAAGCATTTCAGATATCAGTTTATTCTTGAGTGTCTTTTCTTGATCAGAAAGTGTATCTGCATTTTTGCCTAAGAGACGATCAAGGATTTTCCGGTTTGATATGATAGTTTTCTTAGCTAGTATGCTCTCTATCTGATCAAGAGCTGCTTCATTCCCGTGCTTCTTTCGTTTCGCAGCTTTGGAAGCCTTAATACCAGGAGGCCTAACCTCTTCCAACTCAGGCTCTGTTTCCGCAGCTTCCTTTCTTTTCTCCTTTGGACCATCTCTGGAAACAGAGTTTGATCTCCATTTTTGATCAAACCTCAGTTCCCTCCACGCATGCTCGAGTGTGAACTTGAGCTGGTAGTCGTTAAAGAAGATGTCATGGGCAGACTTCATGACATCGTTCTCATTTTGACCACTAGCTTGTTCCTTCAATGCGGCCTCATAACTTCCCACAAACTTACAGACCTGCTCATTAACTCTTCCCCACCTCTGCTTACACTGACTCCACTCTCTAGGAGCGAAGCCACTCAGCTGAGGGCTTGAATTGAAATACTCTGCTATTCTATTCCAAAATGACCCTAACTTCTGCTGGTTACTAACTATCGGATCCTTGCTGGTGTTCAACCAAGCACTGATCAGAACAATGTCTTCTTGTGTTGTCCACTTTTTCCTTTCCAACGGTTTTGGAACAG includes:
- the LOC106297644 gene encoding glutathione S-transferase T3-like, producing the protein MEPFSLDSPGFMNLLSSQTSQPIDVGSIGVGSSTVPKPLERKKWTTQEDIVLISAWLNTSKDPIVSNQQKLGSFWNRIAEYFNSSPQLSGFAPREWSQCKQRWGRVNEQVCKFVGSYEAALKEQASGQNENDVMKSAHDIFFNDYQLKFTLEHAWRELRFDQKWRSNSVSRDGPKEKRKEAAETEPELEEVRPPGIKASKAAKRKKHGNEAALDQIESILAKKTIISNRKILDRLLGKNADTLSDQEKTLKNKLISEML